In Zingiber officinale cultivar Zhangliang chromosome 8B, Zo_v1.1, whole genome shotgun sequence, a single genomic region encodes these proteins:
- the LOC122016059 gene encoding uncharacterized protein LOC122016059 — protein sequence MAGRAARLVMVASFLAGLASWYYAVYIRPPAPTPCGSEGGPPVTATRIRLRDGRFLAYSETGVARGTAAYKIVLAHGFGGSRLDAPRVSPGLLEELRIYMVGYDRAGLGESDPNPNRSLRSEASDITELADALELGPRFYLVGFSLGGHAVWASIKYIPGRLAGAALMAPVINYRWPGFPSNLSNEAYKKQQLGDQWALRVAYYAPWLLHWWMNQPWLPQSTVIKGTTHLPNRLDEQIHQYAIANKLFEERRKLATQQGVQESFYRDMAVMFGKWEFDPMELSQPPFPVHIWQGDEDGLVPVTLQRYISSRLSWIEYHELEATGHYLAAVEGLGDVMLKALLVESFAR from the exons ATGGCAGGGCGAGCCGCAAGGCTGGTCATGGTGGCGTCCTTCTTGGCCGGGCTGGCGAGCTGGTACTACGCAGTGTACATCAGGCCGCCGGCGCCCACGCCGTGCGGATCGGAAGGCGGGCCGCCGGTGACCGCCACGCGGATCCGGCTCCGGGACGGGCGGTTCTTGGCCTACTCGGAGACGGGGGTGGCGAGGGGGACCGCTGCGTACAAGATCGTTTTAGCCCATGGGTTCGGAGGGTCCAGGCTCGACGCCCCTCGCGTCTCTCCG GGACTGTTAGAAGAACTGCGTATTTATATGGTGGGTTACGATCGAGCTGGTTTGGGAGAAAGTGATCCTAATCCGAATCGCTCATTGAGGAGCGAAGCATCAGACATCACAGAGCTGGCAGATGCTTTGGAGTTGGGCCCTCGGTTTTACTTGGTTGGCTTCTCCTTGGGTGGTCATGCTGTTTGGGCATCAATCAAGTACATTCCAGGAAG ACTTGCTGGAGCAGCACTTATGGCACCTGTTATAAACTACAGATGGCCTGGGTTCCCAAGCAATCTGTCAAATGAGGCTTACAAAAAACAACAGCTTGGAGATCAATGGGCGCTAAGAGTTGCATACTACGCCCCATGGTTGCTTCACTGGTGGATGAACCAGCCATGGTTACCCCAATCCACTGTCATCAAAGGCACGACTCATCTGCCCAACCGCTTGGATGAACAAATTCATCAATATGCCATCGCCAACAAACTATTCGAAGAG AGGAGGAAGCTAGCCACTCAACAAGGCGTTCAAGAGTCATTTTATAGGGACATGGCGGTTATGTTTGGCAAGTGGGAATTTGATCCAATGGAGCTCTCACAACCACCGTTTCCAGTTCATATATGGCAAGGTGACGAAGACGGATTGGTGCCGGTGACACTGCAACGATACATCAGCAGTCGTCTCAGTTGGATCGAGTACCATGAATTGGAGGCCACAGGACACTATCTCGCAGCTGTGGAGGGATTGGGCGATGTGATGCTTAAGGCCTTGCTGGTGGAATCATTTGCGAGGTGA
- the LOC122016058 gene encoding tetratricopeptide repeat protein 27 homolog isoform X3 — protein sequence MNTSPPSFLKSVELRLLRCTLSQPNCPPPPSSPPQPQPQPHALRPQVESLVDAIEQGRFADAFSSDATRLVFGFSESWEFENSHNCAARFYGEVERAADAFLSDAGSAAWLQVLDAESDSDVDAEGRCGLLMCLGVAALLAFTQQNVTGPIREFSPFPLRFPQSEEGRKDGGGEWDAWARNQLASVGSDVQGKFSLLQYFIYARILFMKIKEVVLERRTSCINGCQTLYWWLSRLLLLQQRILEESSSSLYNSLLLLKACILEQFGDFGNVAGYWGSMLLEGEALSIVSLAHLETGIIEHKYGRVDSSRSHLERAEEACGLHLVVTGALGFRTIYQVDAKPQLILAANKHEESHAQIQNHSSGSESKDCDDRGFNDCSDILMIPNLVENGTYENPNGNFTHINKDINLTSIQQAVILAQCLHLQRRSRDDELSGWEMAPYIEAIHSQHQVCYTISSFCDILRIRWESTRSRTKQRALMMMDKLVEAIHDASSLAPAQATQLCFGVLVPTIPALRKEYGEMMVSCGLTGEALKVFEDLELWDNLIYCYQLLGKKTAAVDLIKARLDHMPNDPRLWCSLGDVLITDAYYEKALEVSNNRSVRAKRSLARSAYNKGDYERSKTFWESALAQNSLYPDGWFALGAAALKARDIDKALDAFTRAVQIDPDNGEAWNNVACLHMVKKKSKAAFIAFKEALKFKRNSWQLWENFSYVALDIGNIRQALEAIKMVLDLLR from the exons ATGAATACCTCCCCTCCGTCCTTCCTCAAGTCCGTCGAGCTTCGCCTCCTCCGGTGCACCTTATCCCAACCAAACTGtcctcctcctccctcctctccGCCTCAGCCTCAGCCTCAGCCTCACGCCCTCCGTCCGCAAGTCGAATCCCTCGTCGATGCCATCGAGCAGGGTCGCTTCGCCGACGCGTTCTCCTCCGACGCCACTCGTCTCGTCTTTGGCTTCTCGGAGTCCTGGGAATTCGAGAATTCCCATAACTGCGCCGCCCGGTTTTACGGCGAGGTCGAGCGGGCCGCGGACGCATTCCTTAGTGATGCTGGATCGGCTGCCTGGCTCCAGGTGCTCGACGCTGAGTCCGACTCGGATGTGGACGCGGAGGGTAGGTGCGGTTTGCTGATGTGCCTTGGCGTTGCTGCACTTCTCGCTTTTACGCAGCAGAACGTTACCGG GCCTATTCGAGAATTTTCTCCGTTCCCTCTACGATTTCCTCAGTCGGAGGAGGGGCGTAAGGATGGCGGAGGCGAGTGGGACGCTTGGGCACGTAACCAATTGGCTTCTGTTGGCTCTGACGTGCAGGGAAAATTTTCACTGCTGCAG tATTTTATCTATGCAAGGATCTTGTTCATGAAGATAAAGGAAGTGGTCCTTGAGAGAAGAACATCTTGTATAAATGGTTGTCAAACTTTATATTGGTGGCTAAGTAGGCTTTTACTTCTTCAGCAAAGGATCTTAGAGGAATCATCTTCTTCTCTATACAATTCACTGCTATTACTGAAAGCTTGCATATTGGAGCAGTTTGGAGATTTTGGAAATGTTGCCGGTTACTGGGGTAGTATGTTACTCGAGGGGGAAGCTTTATCTATTGTATCACTTGCTCACTTAGAAACAGGAATCATTGAACATAAATATGGCCGAGTTGATTCTTCCAG GTCACATCTGGAACGTGCTGAAGAAGCTTGTGGCTTGCATCTTGTTGTAACTGGTGCTCTTGGTTTCCGGACAATATACCAG GTGGATGCAAAGCCTCAGTTGATACTTGCTGCAAACAAACATGAAGAGAGCCATGCTCAGATTCAGAATCACAGTTCAGGTTCTGAAAGTAAAGATTGTGATGACCGAGGATTTAATGATTGTTCTGATATACTAATGATTCCAAACTTAGTAGAAAATGGAACCTATGAGAATCCCAATGGGAATTTCACTCACATTAACAAGGATATTAATTTGACATCTATTCAGCAAGCTGTTATACTTGCACAATGCTTACATCTCCAGAGGAGAAGTCGGGATGACGAATTATCAG GGTGGGAAATGGCCCCATACATTGAAGCCATTCATTCTCAACATCAGGTGTGCTACACT ATCAGTAGCTTCTGTGATATTCTGCGCATTCGGTGGGAGTCTACTCGAAGTCGGACAAAACAGCGGGCTTTGATGATGATGGATAAGTTG GTTGAAGCTATCCATGATGCTTCTTCTCTAGCTCCTGCACAAGCGACTCAGTTATGTTTTGGGGTACTTGTTCCAACTATTCCTGCATTAAGGAA AGAATATGGTGAGATGATGGTTAGCTGTGGTTTAACTGGAGAGGCACTAAAAGTATTCGAGGATCTTGAATTATGGGATAATCTAATTTATTGCTATCA ATTATTAGGGAAAAAGACAGCAGCTGTTGATCTTATCAAGGCACGTCTAGATCACATGCCTAATGATCCAAGACTATG GTGTTCACTTGGTGATGTGTTAATCACtgatgcttattatgaaaaagcTTTGGAAGTTTCAAATAATAGATCAGTCCGGGCAAAG AGATCACTTGCACGAAGTGCATACAATAAAGGTGACTACGAGAGATCTAAAACTTTTTG GGAATCTGCCTTGGCACAAAATTCATTGTATCCTGATGGTTGGTTTGCACTCGGAGCAGCTGCACTCAAG GCTCGAGATATTGATAAAGCGCTGGATGCATTTACTCGAGCTGTTCAGATAGATCCTGATAATGGAGAGGCTTGGAACAATGTAGCTTGCTT GCATATGgtcaagaagaaaagtaaagctgCATTTATTGCTTTTAAAGAAGCCTTGAAGTTCAA GAGAAATAGTTGGCAACTATGGGAGAACTTCAGCTATGTTGCTCTTGATATTGGAAATATTCGCCAG GCACTAGAAGCCATTAAGATGGTACTTGATTTGTTAAGATGA
- the LOC122016058 gene encoding tetratricopeptide repeat protein 27 homolog isoform X1, which produces MNTSPPSFLKSVELRLLRCTLSQPNCPPPPSSPPQPQPQPHALRPQVESLVDAIEQGRFADAFSSDATRLVFGFSESWEFENSHNCAARFYGEVERAADAFLSDAGSAAWLQVLDAESDSDVDAEGRCGLLMCLGVAALLAFTQQNVTGPIREFSPFPLRFPQSEEGRKDGGGEWDAWARNQLASVGSDVQGKFSLLQYFIYARILFMKIKEVVLERRTSCINGCQTLYWWLSRLLLLQQRILEESSSSLYNSLLLLKACILEQFGDFGNVAGYWGSMLLEGEALSIVSLAHLETGIIEHKYGRVDSSRSHLERAEEACGLHLVVTGALGFRTIYQVDAKPQLILAANKHEESHAQIQNHSSGSESKDCDDRGFNDCSDILMIPNLVENGTYENPNGNFTHINKDINLTSIQQAVILAQCLHLQRRSRDDELSGWEMAPYIEAIHSQHQVCYTISSFCDILRIRWESTRSRTKQRALMMMDKLVEAIHDASSLAPAQATQLCFGVLVPTIPALRKEYGEMMVSCGLTGEALKVFEDLELWDNLIYCYQLLGKKTAAVDLIKARLDHMPNDPRLWCSLGDVLITDAYYEKALEVSNNRSVRAKRSLARSAYNKGDYERSKTFWESALAQNSLYPDGWFALGAAALKARDIDKALDAFTRAVQIDPDNGEAWNNVACLHMVKKKSKAAFIAFKEALKFKRNSWQLWENFSYVALDIGNIRQALEAIKMVLDLSTNKRVDIELLDKILRKFEDQEGNSNSDLSSSDVQDVSNNPEELNPDYSLAELPKSEAISGEPRETEFLLDMLGNIMQQIVRSGGPPDTWGLYARWHRLKGNLLMSSEALLKHVRSFQGSELWHDRDRFKKFAHASLQLCKAYMEIASSNGNRRELFAAEMHLRSAINQASNFSDTDEYRDLKACLDEVKHQIDVISG; this is translated from the exons ATGAATACCTCCCCTCCGTCCTTCCTCAAGTCCGTCGAGCTTCGCCTCCTCCGGTGCACCTTATCCCAACCAAACTGtcctcctcctccctcctctccGCCTCAGCCTCAGCCTCAGCCTCACGCCCTCCGTCCGCAAGTCGAATCCCTCGTCGATGCCATCGAGCAGGGTCGCTTCGCCGACGCGTTCTCCTCCGACGCCACTCGTCTCGTCTTTGGCTTCTCGGAGTCCTGGGAATTCGAGAATTCCCATAACTGCGCCGCCCGGTTTTACGGCGAGGTCGAGCGGGCCGCGGACGCATTCCTTAGTGATGCTGGATCGGCTGCCTGGCTCCAGGTGCTCGACGCTGAGTCCGACTCGGATGTGGACGCGGAGGGTAGGTGCGGTTTGCTGATGTGCCTTGGCGTTGCTGCACTTCTCGCTTTTACGCAGCAGAACGTTACCGG GCCTATTCGAGAATTTTCTCCGTTCCCTCTACGATTTCCTCAGTCGGAGGAGGGGCGTAAGGATGGCGGAGGCGAGTGGGACGCTTGGGCACGTAACCAATTGGCTTCTGTTGGCTCTGACGTGCAGGGAAAATTTTCACTGCTGCAG tATTTTATCTATGCAAGGATCTTGTTCATGAAGATAAAGGAAGTGGTCCTTGAGAGAAGAACATCTTGTATAAATGGTTGTCAAACTTTATATTGGTGGCTAAGTAGGCTTTTACTTCTTCAGCAAAGGATCTTAGAGGAATCATCTTCTTCTCTATACAATTCACTGCTATTACTGAAAGCTTGCATATTGGAGCAGTTTGGAGATTTTGGAAATGTTGCCGGTTACTGGGGTAGTATGTTACTCGAGGGGGAAGCTTTATCTATTGTATCACTTGCTCACTTAGAAACAGGAATCATTGAACATAAATATGGCCGAGTTGATTCTTCCAG GTCACATCTGGAACGTGCTGAAGAAGCTTGTGGCTTGCATCTTGTTGTAACTGGTGCTCTTGGTTTCCGGACAATATACCAG GTGGATGCAAAGCCTCAGTTGATACTTGCTGCAAACAAACATGAAGAGAGCCATGCTCAGATTCAGAATCACAGTTCAGGTTCTGAAAGTAAAGATTGTGATGACCGAGGATTTAATGATTGTTCTGATATACTAATGATTCCAAACTTAGTAGAAAATGGAACCTATGAGAATCCCAATGGGAATTTCACTCACATTAACAAGGATATTAATTTGACATCTATTCAGCAAGCTGTTATACTTGCACAATGCTTACATCTCCAGAGGAGAAGTCGGGATGACGAATTATCAG GGTGGGAAATGGCCCCATACATTGAAGCCATTCATTCTCAACATCAGGTGTGCTACACT ATCAGTAGCTTCTGTGATATTCTGCGCATTCGGTGGGAGTCTACTCGAAGTCGGACAAAACAGCGGGCTTTGATGATGATGGATAAGTTG GTTGAAGCTATCCATGATGCTTCTTCTCTAGCTCCTGCACAAGCGACTCAGTTATGTTTTGGGGTACTTGTTCCAACTATTCCTGCATTAAGGAA AGAATATGGTGAGATGATGGTTAGCTGTGGTTTAACTGGAGAGGCACTAAAAGTATTCGAGGATCTTGAATTATGGGATAATCTAATTTATTGCTATCA ATTATTAGGGAAAAAGACAGCAGCTGTTGATCTTATCAAGGCACGTCTAGATCACATGCCTAATGATCCAAGACTATG GTGTTCACTTGGTGATGTGTTAATCACtgatgcttattatgaaaaagcTTTGGAAGTTTCAAATAATAGATCAGTCCGGGCAAAG AGATCACTTGCACGAAGTGCATACAATAAAGGTGACTACGAGAGATCTAAAACTTTTTG GGAATCTGCCTTGGCACAAAATTCATTGTATCCTGATGGTTGGTTTGCACTCGGAGCAGCTGCACTCAAG GCTCGAGATATTGATAAAGCGCTGGATGCATTTACTCGAGCTGTTCAGATAGATCCTGATAATGGAGAGGCTTGGAACAATGTAGCTTGCTT GCATATGgtcaagaagaaaagtaaagctgCATTTATTGCTTTTAAAGAAGCCTTGAAGTTCAA GAGAAATAGTTGGCAACTATGGGAGAACTTCAGCTATGTTGCTCTTGATATTGGAAATATTCGCCAG GCACTAGAAGCCATTAAGATGGTACTTGATTTGTCAACCAATAAGCGGGTGGACATTGAATTGCTGGATAAGATATTGCGGAAGTTTGAAGATCAAGAAGGCAACTCAAACTCTGATCTCAGTTCAAGTGATGTTCAAGATGTTTCTAATAATCCTGAAGAATTAAATCCTGATTATTCTTTAGCTGAGCTTCCCAAGTCAGAAGCAATCAGTGGTGAGCCACGTGAAACTGAGTTCTTGTTGGATATGCTTGGCAACATAATGCAGCAG ATCGTGCGAAGTGGCGGTCCACCGGATACATGGGGTCTATATGCAAGGTGGCACAGGCTCAAAGGCAACCTCCTCATGTCTTCTGAAGCCCTTCTTAAACATGTTAGATCTTTCCAG GGTTCAGAGCTTTGGCATGATAGGGACAGGTTTAAAAAATTTGCTCATGCTTCCTTGCAATTGTGCAAAGCTTATATGGAGATTGCTTCCTCCAATGGCAATCGCCGAGAACTCTTTGCAGCTGAAATGCATTTACGAAGTGCAATTAACCAG GCATCAAATTTCTCGGACACTGATGAGTATAGGGATCTCAAAGCCTGTCTTGACGAAGTAAAACATCAGATAGATGTTATTTCTGGTTAA
- the LOC122016058 gene encoding tetratricopeptide repeat protein 27 homolog isoform X2, producing MNTSPPSFLKSVELRLLRCTLSQPNCPPPPSSPPQPQPQPHALRPQVESLVDAIEQGRFADAFSSDATRLVFGFSESWEFENSHNCAARFYGEVERAADAFLSDAGSAAWLQVLDAESDSDVDAEGRCGLLMCLGVAALLAFTQQNVTGPIREFSPFPLRFPQSEEGRKDGGGEWDAWARNQLASVGSDVQGKFSLLQYFIYARILFMKIKEVVLERRTSCINGCQTLYWWLSRLLLLQQRILEESSSSLYNSLLLLKACILEQFGDFGNVAGYWGSMLLEGEALSIVSLAHLETGIIEHKYGRVDSSRSHLERAEEACGLHLVVTGALGFRTIYQVDAKPQLILAANKHEESHAQIQNHSSGSESKDCDDRGFNDCSDILMIPNLVENGTYENPNGNFTHINKDINLTSIQQAVILAQCLHLQRRSRDDELSGWEMAPYIEAIHSQHQVCYTISSFCDILRIRWESTRSRTKQRALMMMDKLVEAIHDASSLAPAQATQLCFGVLVPTIPALRKEYGEMMVSCGLTGEALKVFEDLELWDNLIYCYQLLGKKTAAVDLIKARLDHMPNDPRLWCSLGDVLITDAYYEKALEVSNNRSVRAKRSLARSAYNKGDYERSKTFWESALAQNSLYPDGWFALGAAALKARDIDKALDAFTRAVQIDPDNGEAWNNVACLHMVKKKSKAAFIAFKEALKFKRNSWQLWENFSYVALDIGNIRQALEAIKMVLDLSTNKRVDIELLDKILRKFEDQEAELPKSEAISGEPRETEFLLDMLGNIMQQIVRSGGPPDTWGLYARWHRLKGNLLMSSEALLKHVRSFQGSELWHDRDRFKKFAHASLQLCKAYMEIASSNGNRRELFAAEMHLRSAINQASNFSDTDEYRDLKACLDEVKHQIDVISG from the exons ATGAATACCTCCCCTCCGTCCTTCCTCAAGTCCGTCGAGCTTCGCCTCCTCCGGTGCACCTTATCCCAACCAAACTGtcctcctcctccctcctctccGCCTCAGCCTCAGCCTCAGCCTCACGCCCTCCGTCCGCAAGTCGAATCCCTCGTCGATGCCATCGAGCAGGGTCGCTTCGCCGACGCGTTCTCCTCCGACGCCACTCGTCTCGTCTTTGGCTTCTCGGAGTCCTGGGAATTCGAGAATTCCCATAACTGCGCCGCCCGGTTTTACGGCGAGGTCGAGCGGGCCGCGGACGCATTCCTTAGTGATGCTGGATCGGCTGCCTGGCTCCAGGTGCTCGACGCTGAGTCCGACTCGGATGTGGACGCGGAGGGTAGGTGCGGTTTGCTGATGTGCCTTGGCGTTGCTGCACTTCTCGCTTTTACGCAGCAGAACGTTACCGG GCCTATTCGAGAATTTTCTCCGTTCCCTCTACGATTTCCTCAGTCGGAGGAGGGGCGTAAGGATGGCGGAGGCGAGTGGGACGCTTGGGCACGTAACCAATTGGCTTCTGTTGGCTCTGACGTGCAGGGAAAATTTTCACTGCTGCAG tATTTTATCTATGCAAGGATCTTGTTCATGAAGATAAAGGAAGTGGTCCTTGAGAGAAGAACATCTTGTATAAATGGTTGTCAAACTTTATATTGGTGGCTAAGTAGGCTTTTACTTCTTCAGCAAAGGATCTTAGAGGAATCATCTTCTTCTCTATACAATTCACTGCTATTACTGAAAGCTTGCATATTGGAGCAGTTTGGAGATTTTGGAAATGTTGCCGGTTACTGGGGTAGTATGTTACTCGAGGGGGAAGCTTTATCTATTGTATCACTTGCTCACTTAGAAACAGGAATCATTGAACATAAATATGGCCGAGTTGATTCTTCCAG GTCACATCTGGAACGTGCTGAAGAAGCTTGTGGCTTGCATCTTGTTGTAACTGGTGCTCTTGGTTTCCGGACAATATACCAG GTGGATGCAAAGCCTCAGTTGATACTTGCTGCAAACAAACATGAAGAGAGCCATGCTCAGATTCAGAATCACAGTTCAGGTTCTGAAAGTAAAGATTGTGATGACCGAGGATTTAATGATTGTTCTGATATACTAATGATTCCAAACTTAGTAGAAAATGGAACCTATGAGAATCCCAATGGGAATTTCACTCACATTAACAAGGATATTAATTTGACATCTATTCAGCAAGCTGTTATACTTGCACAATGCTTACATCTCCAGAGGAGAAGTCGGGATGACGAATTATCAG GGTGGGAAATGGCCCCATACATTGAAGCCATTCATTCTCAACATCAGGTGTGCTACACT ATCAGTAGCTTCTGTGATATTCTGCGCATTCGGTGGGAGTCTACTCGAAGTCGGACAAAACAGCGGGCTTTGATGATGATGGATAAGTTG GTTGAAGCTATCCATGATGCTTCTTCTCTAGCTCCTGCACAAGCGACTCAGTTATGTTTTGGGGTACTTGTTCCAACTATTCCTGCATTAAGGAA AGAATATGGTGAGATGATGGTTAGCTGTGGTTTAACTGGAGAGGCACTAAAAGTATTCGAGGATCTTGAATTATGGGATAATCTAATTTATTGCTATCA ATTATTAGGGAAAAAGACAGCAGCTGTTGATCTTATCAAGGCACGTCTAGATCACATGCCTAATGATCCAAGACTATG GTGTTCACTTGGTGATGTGTTAATCACtgatgcttattatgaaaaagcTTTGGAAGTTTCAAATAATAGATCAGTCCGGGCAAAG AGATCACTTGCACGAAGTGCATACAATAAAGGTGACTACGAGAGATCTAAAACTTTTTG GGAATCTGCCTTGGCACAAAATTCATTGTATCCTGATGGTTGGTTTGCACTCGGAGCAGCTGCACTCAAG GCTCGAGATATTGATAAAGCGCTGGATGCATTTACTCGAGCTGTTCAGATAGATCCTGATAATGGAGAGGCTTGGAACAATGTAGCTTGCTT GCATATGgtcaagaagaaaagtaaagctgCATTTATTGCTTTTAAAGAAGCCTTGAAGTTCAA GAGAAATAGTTGGCAACTATGGGAGAACTTCAGCTATGTTGCTCTTGATATTGGAAATATTCGCCAG GCACTAGAAGCCATTAAGATGGTACTTGATTTGTCAACCAATAAGCGGGTGGACATTGAATTGCTGGATAAGATATTGCGGAAGTTTGAAGATCAAGAAG CTGAGCTTCCCAAGTCAGAAGCAATCAGTGGTGAGCCACGTGAAACTGAGTTCTTGTTGGATATGCTTGGCAACATAATGCAGCAG ATCGTGCGAAGTGGCGGTCCACCGGATACATGGGGTCTATATGCAAGGTGGCACAGGCTCAAAGGCAACCTCCTCATGTCTTCTGAAGCCCTTCTTAAACATGTTAGATCTTTCCAG GGTTCAGAGCTTTGGCATGATAGGGACAGGTTTAAAAAATTTGCTCATGCTTCCTTGCAATTGTGCAAAGCTTATATGGAGATTGCTTCCTCCAATGGCAATCGCCGAGAACTCTTTGCAGCTGAAATGCATTTACGAAGTGCAATTAACCAG GCATCAAATTTCTCGGACACTGATGAGTATAGGGATCTCAAAGCCTGTCTTGACGAAGTAAAACATCAGATAGATGTTATTTCTGGTTAA